From one Felis catus isolate Fca126 chromosome E2, F.catus_Fca126_mat1.0, whole genome shotgun sequence genomic stretch:
- the LOC101094307 gene encoding LOW QUALITY PROTEIN: natural cytotoxicity triggering receptor 1 (The sequence of the model RefSeq protein was modified relative to this genomic sequence to represent the inferred CDS: inserted 1 base in 1 codon) produces MTSTFTALLCLGLYLSQTIGAQTQILSKPIIWAKPDFMIPKGRPAKILCRGIPEATEYQLYFEGRLSAWQSPRQPGIRNIVSFPISAMTLLTAGQYRCIYRSGELWSNPSDPLDLVVTEMYDTPTLSVHPRPEVSSGDNVTFYCRLETATNMFFLLKEGRSSRPQPRYGNTQVGFPVGPVSTAHRGTYRCFGSYNNHAWSFPSEPVKLLVTEDAGDTSLAPTEHTSFSDSWDPHLLTTNTAVQQDPALWNHTAQNLLRMGLAFLVLVVIGYLLTEGWLCRKRIQXGTSRNRASSQEHRRRFRTQ; encoded by the exons ATGACCTCCACATTCACTGCCTTGCTCTGCCTTG GGCTGTATCTGAGCCAGACCATCGGCGCCCAGACAC AGATTCTCTCAAAACCCATCATCTGGGCCAAGCCCGATTTCATGATTCCGAAGGGAAGGCCAGCAAAGATCTTATGCCGGGGGATTCCTGAGGCCACTGAGTACCAGCTGTATTTCGAGGGACGCCTCTCTGCCTGGCAGAGCCCAAGACAGCCTGGAATAAGGAACATAGTCTCATTCCCCATCTCAGCCATGACCCTGCTCACTGCAGGGCAATACAGGTGCATTTACCGAAGCGGGGAGCTCTGGTCAAATCCTAGTGACCCTCTGGACCTGGTGGTAACAG AAATGTATGACACACCCACCCTCTCTGTTCATCCCAGGCCTGAGGTGAGCTCAGGAGACAATGTGACCTTCTATTGCCGTCTAGAGACTGCAACAAACATGTTCTTTCTGCTCAAGGAGGGAAGATCCAGCCGCCCACAGCCCAGATACGGGAACACCCAGGTGGGGTTCCCCGTGGGCCCTGTGAGCACAGCCCACAGAGGGACATACAGATGCTTTGGCTCTTATAACAACCACGCCTGGTCTTTCCCCAGTGAGCCTGTGAAGCTCCTGGTCACAG AAGATGCTGGGGACACCAGCCTTGCACCCACAGAACACACCTCTTTTTCTG ACTCTTGGGACCCCCATCTGCTAACCACGAACACAGCAGTCCAGCAAG ACCCTGCCCTCTGGAATCACACTGCCCAGAATCTCCTTCGGATGGGTCTGGCTTTCCTGGTCCTGGTGGTTATTGGGTACCTCCTGACTGAAGGCTGGCTTTGCAGGAAGAGAATAC CAGGAACTTCAAGGAACAGGGCTTCAAGTCAGGAACACAGGAGAAGGTTCAGAACACAGTGA
- the FCAR gene encoding immunoglobulin alpha Fc receptor has product MAPRDTIHLCLVLCLSQKLWAQEGYFPIPIISATPGSVIPWNESVKILCWGTPESYLYQLEILRNLTFEVVEKKLGFQEKAEFLISHMNTNTAGRYQCQYRKEYKLSEHSKTLELVVTGLYNKPSLSAVQGMVVMLGENISLQCSSTDIPFDRFSLTKEGGATLSQHQSGVHQGNFILGPVNHNFSGNYRCYGWYSGSPYVWSAPSDALGLVVTDIMNQDYTMENLIRMGVAGLVLVALLAIVIGNWHSHKVPNKEDWPDFPELSRSQHKCQTGPLDKALRDTRALRGKAYCKPGNKKTLPS; this is encoded by the exons ATGGCCCCCAGAGACACCATCCATCTCTGTCTCG TGCTCTGTCTGAGCCAGAAGCTTTGGGCACAGGAAG GGTATTTCCCCATTCCTATTATATCTGCCACACCTGGTTCTGTGATTCCCTGGAATGAGTCTGTGAAGATCCTGTGTTGGGGGACTCCTGAGTCTTACTTGTACCAACTGGAAATCCTGAGAAACCTCACATTTGAGGTGGTAGAGAAGAAATTGGGATTTCAGGAGAAGGCTGAATTCCTCATTAGCCACATGAATACCAACACTGCAGGGCGTTATCAGTGCCAATATAGGAAAGAGTACAAATTATCAGAGCACAGCAAAACCCTGGAGCTGGTGGTGACAG GCTTGTACAACAAACCGTCCCTCTCAGCAGTGCAGGGCATGGTGGTGATGCTGGGAGAGAATATTTCCCTGCAGTGCAGCTCAACAGACATCCCATTTGATAGATTTTCACTGACCAAAGAAGGAGGAGCCACCCTGTCACAGCACCAAAGTGGGGTACACCAAGGCAACTTTATTCTAGGCCCTGTGAACCACAACTTCTCAGGGAACTACAGGTGCTATGGTTGGTACAGTGGCAGCCCTTATGTGTGGTCAGCCCCCAGTGATGCCCTGGGGCTTGTGGTCACAG ATATAATGAACCAAGATTACACAATGGAGAATTTGATCCGAATGGGCGTGGCAGGACTGGTCCTTGTGGCTCTCTTGGCCATAGTCATTGGAAATTGGCACAGCCATAAGGTTCCAAACAAGGAAGACTGGCCAGATTTTCCTGAACTGAGCCGGAGTCAACACAAATGTCAGACTGGACCTTTGGACAAAGCCTTAAGAGACACCAG GGCCTTGCGTGGAAAAGCATACTGTAAACCTGGGAATAAAAAGACCCTCCCCTCCTAG